A window of Corallococcus macrosporus DSM 14697 contains these coding sequences:
- a CDS encoding RNA polymerase sigma factor — protein MTASTETQRAIQAVWRIESARLIAGLARMVRDVGRAEELAQDALVVALEKWPETGVPDNPGAWLMATAKRRAIDELRRGKLLERKHEELTHELESLQGTAAPDLDAALDDKVGDDLLRLMFVSCHPVLPKESRVALTLRLLGGLTTEEIARAFLVPVPTVAQRIVRAKRTLAEANVPFEVPEGEELAARLSTVLEVIYLVFNEGYSATAGDDWLRPALCEDALRLGRILAGLAPKEPEVHGLLALMEIQSSRSRARVGPKGEPVLLLEQNRALWDPLLIRRGLAALERADALGGAQGPYALQAAIAACHARARTAEATDWTHIAALYEVLTQVVPSPVVELNRAVAHAMAFGPEAGLAIVDTLTSEPALQDYHLLPSVRGDLLSKLDRLDEARVEFERAAALTENTREQALLLARAAACARDTGRS, from the coding sequence GTGACGGCATCCACTGAAACCCAGCGCGCCATCCAAGCAGTCTGGAGGATCGAGTCCGCCCGCCTCATCGCCGGCCTCGCCCGGATGGTGCGCGACGTGGGCCGCGCGGAGGAGCTCGCGCAGGACGCACTCGTCGTCGCGCTCGAGAAGTGGCCGGAGACGGGCGTCCCGGACAACCCGGGCGCGTGGCTCATGGCCACAGCCAAGCGCCGCGCCATCGACGAACTGCGACGGGGCAAGCTCCTCGAGCGGAAGCACGAGGAGCTCACCCACGAGTTGGAGTCACTGCAGGGCACGGCCGCACCGGACCTGGACGCCGCGCTCGACGACAAGGTCGGCGATGACCTGCTGCGGCTGATGTTCGTCTCCTGCCACCCGGTGCTTCCGAAGGAGTCGCGAGTGGCCCTCACCCTCCGGCTGCTCGGCGGCCTGACGACGGAGGAGATTGCCCGCGCGTTCCTCGTCCCCGTCCCCACCGTGGCCCAGCGCATCGTCCGGGCCAAGCGCACGCTCGCGGAGGCGAACGTCCCCTTCGAGGTCCCCGAAGGCGAGGAGCTGGCCGCCCGCCTGTCGACCGTGCTGGAGGTCATCTACCTCGTCTTCAACGAAGGCTACTCCGCGACGGCCGGAGACGACTGGCTGCGCCCCGCGCTGTGCGAGGACGCGCTGCGCCTGGGCCGCATCCTGGCGGGGCTCGCGCCGAAAGAGCCCGAGGTCCACGGGCTCCTCGCGCTGATGGAGATTCAGTCGTCGCGCTCGCGGGCACGCGTGGGCCCCAAGGGCGAGCCCGTCCTCCTGCTGGAGCAGAACCGGGCCCTCTGGGACCCGCTCCTCATCCGCCGAGGCCTCGCGGCGCTCGAACGCGCCGACGCGCTGGGAGGCGCCCAGGGCCCGTATGCGCTCCAGGCCGCCATCGCCGCCTGCCACGCCCGCGCGCGCACCGCCGAGGCCACGGACTGGACGCACATCGCAGCGCTCTACGAGGTGCTGACTCAGGTCGTCCCCTCCCCTGTCGTGGAGCTCAACCGCGCGGTCGCCCACGCCATGGCGTTTGGCCCGGAGGCGGGGCTGGCCATCGTGGACACCCTGACGTCGGAGCCCGCGCTCCAGGACTACCACCTGCTGCCCAGCGTCCGAGGCGACCTGCTCAGCAAGCTGGACCGGCTCGACGAGGCCCGCGTGGAGTTCGAGCGCGCCGCCGCCCTCACCGAGAACACCCGAGAACAGGCTCTGCTCCTCGCACGGGCCGCCGCGTGCGCGCGCGATACCGGACGCTCCTGA
- a CDS encoding DUSAM domain-containing protein, whose product MPEHDSWNKIWELNHRVADLGEPLDLSDETRALLRETASEVAIASEEAARALQGDGSAATSLLKEVAKRIRVGSRRLSRAIAEANKFQEEGDLDAARAPLLDLLAVEVVPYYRELAQIHLDALDEP is encoded by the coding sequence ATGCCGGAACACGATTCCTGGAACAAGATCTGGGAGCTGAACCACCGGGTTGCCGACCTGGGAGAGCCTCTCGACCTTTCAGATGAGACCCGCGCGCTGCTGCGGGAGACGGCATCCGAGGTCGCCATCGCATCCGAGGAGGCCGCCAGGGCACTACAAGGCGACGGGAGCGCCGCCACGTCGTTGCTCAAGGAGGTCGCGAAGCGCATCCGGGTGGGGTCGCGACGCCTGTCTCGTGCGATTGCTGAAGCGAACAAGTTCCAGGAGGAGGGCGACCTTGACGCCGCACGCGCTCCGCTGCTGGACCTGCTCGCGGTTGAAGTCGTCCCCTATTACCGCGAACTCGCCCAGATTCATTTGGACGCGCTCGACGAGCCGTAA
- the ftsY gene encoding signal recognition particle-docking protein FtsY, which yields MKTPNALDALTAQVPPAPSPAPTPGGSPTQPGTGTPPTDASPVGDVVGISAAALFVLLMVLAARKLFFRKRPEEKKPTVPPAAEKPTLPAEQPRLRVELPPSEAEAARLREAEEAHARAEALARQRNEAAQAARATTDAAERARLEEEARALKEREEEEKRAEYRAKKAADDEARERRKREQAEAQRLLEEERAREAAAAEEARRAEEAAARAKVEAEAGRTLAQGLDKTRNQGFMARLNGLFGQQRQVDESVLAELEEILFTADIGVRTADHLVGVARDKLKRNELKNSERIKDIIRDEVARICDLPAPRTLEGGGPPHVVMVVGVNGAGKTTTIGKLAAKLSAEGKKVVLAAGDTFRAAATEQLDVWAERAQAQLVKGAEGGDPSAVIFEAVKKAKEEGADVIIADTAGRLHTKAPLMEELKKVKRVMDKALPGAPHEVLLVLDSTNGQNAIQQAKQFHEAVGVTAIALTKLDGTAKGGVVIGICDELKLPVVWAGVGEKVADLRRFDTREFVRALFD from the coding sequence ATGAAGACGCCCAACGCCCTCGACGCCCTGACCGCGCAGGTGCCGCCCGCCCCCTCTCCCGCCCCCACCCCGGGCGGGAGCCCCACGCAGCCGGGCACCGGCACGCCCCCCACGGACGCCTCGCCCGTGGGCGACGTCGTGGGCATCAGCGCCGCCGCCCTCTTCGTCCTGCTGATGGTGCTGGCCGCCCGGAAGCTCTTCTTCCGTAAGCGCCCCGAGGAGAAGAAGCCCACCGTCCCCCCCGCGGCCGAGAAGCCCACCCTCCCCGCCGAGCAGCCCCGGCTGCGCGTGGAGCTGCCCCCCTCCGAGGCGGAGGCCGCCCGCCTCCGCGAGGCCGAGGAGGCCCACGCCCGCGCCGAGGCCCTGGCCCGCCAGCGCAACGAGGCCGCCCAGGCCGCCCGCGCCACCACGGACGCCGCCGAGCGCGCCCGGCTGGAGGAAGAGGCCCGCGCCCTCAAGGAGCGCGAGGAGGAGGAGAAGCGCGCCGAGTACCGCGCCAAGAAGGCCGCGGACGACGAGGCCCGGGAGCGGCGCAAGCGGGAGCAGGCCGAGGCCCAGCGGCTGCTGGAGGAGGAGCGCGCCCGCGAGGCCGCCGCCGCCGAGGAGGCCCGCCGCGCCGAGGAGGCCGCCGCCCGCGCCAAGGTGGAGGCCGAGGCCGGCCGCACCCTGGCCCAGGGCCTGGACAAGACGCGGAACCAGGGCTTCATGGCCCGGCTCAACGGCCTGTTCGGCCAGCAGCGGCAGGTGGACGAGTCCGTCCTCGCGGAGCTGGAGGAGATCCTCTTCACCGCCGACATCGGCGTGCGCACCGCCGACCACCTGGTGGGCGTGGCGCGCGACAAGCTCAAGCGCAACGAGCTGAAGAACTCCGAGCGCATCAAGGACATCATCCGCGACGAGGTCGCCCGTATCTGCGATTTGCCCGCGCCGCGCACCCTGGAAGGCGGCGGCCCGCCGCACGTCGTCATGGTGGTGGGCGTCAACGGCGCCGGGAAGACGACGACCATCGGCAAGCTGGCCGCGAAGCTCTCCGCGGAGGGCAAGAAGGTGGTGCTCGCCGCGGGGGACACCTTCCGCGCCGCCGCCACCGAGCAGCTCGACGTGTGGGCCGAGCGCGCCCAGGCCCAGCTCGTGAAGGGCGCCGAGGGCGGAGACCCCAGCGCCGTCATCTTCGAGGCCGTGAAGAAGGCGAAGGAGGAAGGCGCGGACGTCATCATCGCGGACACCGCCGGCCGCCTCCACACCAAGGCCCCGCTGATGGAGGAGCTGAAGAAGGTGAAGCGCGTCATGGACAAGGCCCTGCCCGGCGCGCCGCACGAGGTGCTGCTGGTGCTGGACTCCACCAACGGCCAGAACGCGATTCAGCAGGCCAAGCAGTTCCACGAGGCCGTGGGCGTCACCGCCATCGCCCTGACGAAGCTGGACGGCACCGCGAAGGGCGGCGTCGTCATCGGCATCTGCGACGAGCTGAAGCTCCCCGTCGTCTGGGCGGGCGTGGGCGAGAAGGTGGCCGACCTGCGCCGCTTCGACACGCGCGAGTTCGTCCGCGCCCTCTTCGACTGA